One window from the genome of Vidua chalybeata isolate OUT-0048 chromosome 3, bVidCha1 merged haplotype, whole genome shotgun sequence encodes:
- the TNFRSF21 gene encoding tumor necrosis factor receptor superfamily member 21 isoform X3: MLLGTADGQSKLTSEQNAISLSPGKYRHLDRATNEELTCDKCPAGTYVSKHCTKSTLRECSPCPDGTFTKHENGIERCHPCRNPCELPMIEKTHCTALTDRECTCLSGTFQTNDTCVPYTVCPVGWGVRKKGTETEDVRCKPCSRGTFSDVPSSVMKCKPYTDCFAKNMVVIKPGTKESDNVCGSPASLPNTALTSSSTEAGEQPYEVPPTADLPKGLNSSVPDFVPSPAPRASSSMVERARYYNETSANETDSIGGTLMGSGTTSQAQSYRHKQTSQALEKQPSLEMMGGEKPSVPYRPPRRGSQNVHQHFDINEHLPWMIVLFLLLVLVVIVVCSVRKSSRTLKKGPRQDPSAIVEKAIMKKSTTPTQNREKWIYYCNGHGIDILKLVAAQVGSQWKDIYQFLCNASEREVAAFSNGYAADHERAYAALQHWTIRGPEASLAQLISALRQHRRNDVVEKIRGLMEDTTPAQMQPQWQAQEPSNEDVKLEGDKLALPVSPSPVSPAPTPSPKPPEAAVLTVEPSPSEKKCFFVDEAEPLLRCDSTSSGSSALSRTGSFITKEKKDTVLRQVRLDPCDLQPIFDDMLHILNPEELHVIEEIPQAEDKLDRLFEIAGVKSQEASQTLLDSVYSHLPDLL, encoded by the exons atGCTCCTTGGCACCGCTGATGGTCAGTCGAAGCTGACCTCTGAGCAGAATGCCATCAGCCTCTCCCCTGGCAAGTACCGCCACCTTGACCGTGCCACCAACGAAGAGCTGACCTGTGACAAATGTCCTGCAGGAACCTACGTGTCTAAGCACTGTACAAAGAGTACCTTAAGAGAGTGCAGCCCTTGTCCAGATGGGACCTTTACCAAGCACGAGAACGGCATAGAGCGGTGCCACCCCTGTAGGAACCCCTGTGAACTGCCAATGATTGAGAAAACTCATTGTACTGCCTTGACTGACCGCGAGTGCACTTGCCTGTCTGGTACGTTTCAGACAAACGATACCTGCGTCCCTTACACGGTGTGCCCGGTCGGCTGGGGCGTCCGCAAGAAAGGAACCGAGACCGAAGACGTCAGGTGCAAGCCGTGCTCTCGTGGTACCTTTTCTGATGTGCCTTCTAGTGTGATGAAGTGCAAACCCTACACTGACTGCTTTGCGAAAAACATGGTGGTCATCAAGCCGGGGACGAAGGAGAGTGACAACGTCTGTGGTTCTCCAGCGTCCCTTCCGAACACGGCTTTGACTTCATCAAGCACCGAAGCGGGTGAGCAGCCCTATGAAGTTCCACCAACTGCTGATCTTCCCAAAG GTCTGAACTCTTCAGTTCCCGATTTTGTCCCCTCTCCAGCGCCGCGTGCGTCCAGCAGCATGGTGGAGCGGGCACGGTACTACAACGAAACCTCAGCCAACGAGACGGACAGCATCGGCGGGACCCTCATGGGCTCTGGCACCACCAGCCAGGCCCAGAGCTACCGGCACAAGCAGACCAGCCAAGCGCTGGAGAAGCAGCCATCCCTGGAGATGATGGGGGGCGAGAAGCCCAGTGTCCCATACAGGCCGCCCCGGCGAGGCTCGCAGAACGTCCACCAGCACTTCGACATCAACGAGCACTTGCCGTGGATGATCgtcctgttcctgctgctggtcCTGGTGGTGATCGTGGTCTGCAGCGTCAGAAAGAGCTCACGGACTCTGAAGAAGGGACCCCGGCAAGATCCCAGTGCCATTGTGGAAAAAGCTATTATGAAAAAGTCCACCACCCCCACACAGAACAGGGAGAAGTGGATCTATTACTGCAACGGGCATG GCATCGACATCCTCAAGCTGGTGGCGGCCCAGGTGGGGAGCCAGTGGAAGGACATCTACCAGTTCCTGTGCAACGCCAGCGAGCGGGAGGTGGCAGCTTTCTCCAACGGCTACGCGGCCGACCACGAGCGCGCCTACGCCGCCCTGCAGCACTGGACCATCCGCGGGCCCGAggccagcctggcccagctcaTCAGTGCGCTCCGCCAGCACCGCCGCAACGACGTGGTGGAGAAGATCCGCGGCCTCATGGAGGACACCACGCCG GCACAGATGCAGCCCCAGTGGCAAGCGCAGGAGCCCAGCAATGAGGATGTAAAG CTGGAAGGTGACAAGCTGGCGCTGCCGGTGAGCCCCAGCCCGGTGAGCCCTGCGCCCACGCCCAGCCCCAAGCCCCCCGAGGCGGCCGTGCTCACCGTGGAGCCCTCTCCTTCTGAGAAGAAATGCTTCTTTGTCGACGAAGCCGAGCCTCTCCTGCGCTGCGACTCCACCTCCAGCGGCTCCTCCGCGCTCAGCCGGACAGGCTCTTTTATTACCAAAG AAAAGAAGGACACCGTCCTGCGCCAGGTGCGCTTGGACCCGTGCGACCTGCAGCCCATCTTTGACGACATGCTGCACATCCTCAACCCCGAGGAGCTCCACGTGATCGAGGAGATCCCGCAGGCCGAAGACAAGCTGGACAGGCTATTTGAGATCGCTGGAGTCAAGAGCCAGGAAGCCAGTCAGACCCTCCTGGACTCTGTCTATAGCCACCTTCCCGATTTACTGTAG
- the TNFRSF21 gene encoding tumor necrosis factor receptor superfamily member 21 isoform X1: MGAAAASRSSAGFAGILALLMLLGTADGQSKLTSEQNAISLSPGKYRHLDRATNEELTCDKCPAGTYVSKHCTKSTLRECSPCPDGTFTKHENGIERCHPCRNPCELPMIEKTHCTALTDRECTCLSGTFQTNDTCVPYTVCPVGWGVRKKGTETEDVRCKPCSRGTFSDVPSSVMKCKPYTDCFAKNMVVIKPGTKESDNVCGSPASLPNTALTSSSTEAGEQPYEVPPTADLPKGLNSSVPDFVPSPAPRASSSMVERARYYNETSANETDSIGGTLMGSGTTSQAQSYRHKQTSQALEKQPSLEMMGGEKPSVPYRPPRRGSQNVHQHFDINEHLPWMIVLFLLLVLVVIVVCSVRKSSRTLKKGPRQDPSAIVEKAIMKKSTTPTQNREKWIYYCNGHGIDILKLVAAQVGSQWKDIYQFLCNASEREVAAFSNGYAADHERAYAALQHWTIRGPEASLAQLISALRQHRRNDVVEKIRGLMEDTTPAQMQPQWQAQEPSNEDVKLEGDKLALPVSPSPVSPAPTPSPKPPEAAVLTVEPSPSEKKCFFVDEAEPLLRCDSTSSGSSALSRTGSFITKEKKDTVLRQVRLDPCDLQPIFDDMLHILNPEELHVIEEIPQAEDKLDRLFEIAGVKSQEASQTLLDSVYSHLPDLL; this comes from the exons ATGGGGGCCGCCGCGGCGAGCCGGAGCTCCGCCGGGTTCGCCGGCATCCTCGCG ctgctcatGCTCCTTGGCACCGCTGATGGTCAGTCGAAGCTGACCTCTGAGCAGAATGCCATCAGCCTCTCCCCTGGCAAGTACCGCCACCTTGACCGTGCCACCAACGAAGAGCTGACCTGTGACAAATGTCCTGCAGGAACCTACGTGTCTAAGCACTGTACAAAGAGTACCTTAAGAGAGTGCAGCCCTTGTCCAGATGGGACCTTTACCAAGCACGAGAACGGCATAGAGCGGTGCCACCCCTGTAGGAACCCCTGTGAACTGCCAATGATTGAGAAAACTCATTGTACTGCCTTGACTGACCGCGAGTGCACTTGCCTGTCTGGTACGTTTCAGACAAACGATACCTGCGTCCCTTACACGGTGTGCCCGGTCGGCTGGGGCGTCCGCAAGAAAGGAACCGAGACCGAAGACGTCAGGTGCAAGCCGTGCTCTCGTGGTACCTTTTCTGATGTGCCTTCTAGTGTGATGAAGTGCAAACCCTACACTGACTGCTTTGCGAAAAACATGGTGGTCATCAAGCCGGGGACGAAGGAGAGTGACAACGTCTGTGGTTCTCCAGCGTCCCTTCCGAACACGGCTTTGACTTCATCAAGCACCGAAGCGGGTGAGCAGCCCTATGAAGTTCCACCAACTGCTGATCTTCCCAAAG GTCTGAACTCTTCAGTTCCCGATTTTGTCCCCTCTCCAGCGCCGCGTGCGTCCAGCAGCATGGTGGAGCGGGCACGGTACTACAACGAAACCTCAGCCAACGAGACGGACAGCATCGGCGGGACCCTCATGGGCTCTGGCACCACCAGCCAGGCCCAGAGCTACCGGCACAAGCAGACCAGCCAAGCGCTGGAGAAGCAGCCATCCCTGGAGATGATGGGGGGCGAGAAGCCCAGTGTCCCATACAGGCCGCCCCGGCGAGGCTCGCAGAACGTCCACCAGCACTTCGACATCAACGAGCACTTGCCGTGGATGATCgtcctgttcctgctgctggtcCTGGTGGTGATCGTGGTCTGCAGCGTCAGAAAGAGCTCACGGACTCTGAAGAAGGGACCCCGGCAAGATCCCAGTGCCATTGTGGAAAAAGCTATTATGAAAAAGTCCACCACCCCCACACAGAACAGGGAGAAGTGGATCTATTACTGCAACGGGCATG GCATCGACATCCTCAAGCTGGTGGCGGCCCAGGTGGGGAGCCAGTGGAAGGACATCTACCAGTTCCTGTGCAACGCCAGCGAGCGGGAGGTGGCAGCTTTCTCCAACGGCTACGCGGCCGACCACGAGCGCGCCTACGCCGCCCTGCAGCACTGGACCATCCGCGGGCCCGAggccagcctggcccagctcaTCAGTGCGCTCCGCCAGCACCGCCGCAACGACGTGGTGGAGAAGATCCGCGGCCTCATGGAGGACACCACGCCG GCACAGATGCAGCCCCAGTGGCAAGCGCAGGAGCCCAGCAATGAGGATGTAAAG CTGGAAGGTGACAAGCTGGCGCTGCCGGTGAGCCCCAGCCCGGTGAGCCCTGCGCCCACGCCCAGCCCCAAGCCCCCCGAGGCGGCCGTGCTCACCGTGGAGCCCTCTCCTTCTGAGAAGAAATGCTTCTTTGTCGACGAAGCCGAGCCTCTCCTGCGCTGCGACTCCACCTCCAGCGGCTCCTCCGCGCTCAGCCGGACAGGCTCTTTTATTACCAAAG AAAAGAAGGACACCGTCCTGCGCCAGGTGCGCTTGGACCCGTGCGACCTGCAGCCCATCTTTGACGACATGCTGCACATCCTCAACCCCGAGGAGCTCCACGTGATCGAGGAGATCCCGCAGGCCGAAGACAAGCTGGACAGGCTATTTGAGATCGCTGGAGTCAAGAGCCAGGAAGCCAGTCAGACCCTCCTGGACTCTGTCTATAGCCACCTTCCCGATTTACTGTAG
- the TNFRSF21 gene encoding tumor necrosis factor receptor superfamily member 21 isoform X2 produces MLMGSLRYAAPAGILELLMLLGTADGQSKLTSEQNAISLSPGKYRHLDRATNEELTCDKCPAGTYVSKHCTKSTLRECSPCPDGTFTKHENGIERCHPCRNPCELPMIEKTHCTALTDRECTCLSGTFQTNDTCVPYTVCPVGWGVRKKGTETEDVRCKPCSRGTFSDVPSSVMKCKPYTDCFAKNMVVIKPGTKESDNVCGSPASLPNTALTSSSTEAGEQPYEVPPTADLPKGLNSSVPDFVPSPAPRASSSMVERARYYNETSANETDSIGGTLMGSGTTSQAQSYRHKQTSQALEKQPSLEMMGGEKPSVPYRPPRRGSQNVHQHFDINEHLPWMIVLFLLLVLVVIVVCSVRKSSRTLKKGPRQDPSAIVEKAIMKKSTTPTQNREKWIYYCNGHGIDILKLVAAQVGSQWKDIYQFLCNASEREVAAFSNGYAADHERAYAALQHWTIRGPEASLAQLISALRQHRRNDVVEKIRGLMEDTTPAQMQPQWQAQEPSNEDVKLEGDKLALPVSPSPVSPAPTPSPKPPEAAVLTVEPSPSEKKCFFVDEAEPLLRCDSTSSGSSALSRTGSFITKEKKDTVLRQVRLDPCDLQPIFDDMLHILNPEELHVIEEIPQAEDKLDRLFEIAGVKSQEASQTLLDSVYSHLPDLL; encoded by the exons ATGCTGATGGGGAGTTTGAGAtatgcagctccagctgggatccTGGAG ctgctcatGCTCCTTGGCACCGCTGATGGTCAGTCGAAGCTGACCTCTGAGCAGAATGCCATCAGCCTCTCCCCTGGCAAGTACCGCCACCTTGACCGTGCCACCAACGAAGAGCTGACCTGTGACAAATGTCCTGCAGGAACCTACGTGTCTAAGCACTGTACAAAGAGTACCTTAAGAGAGTGCAGCCCTTGTCCAGATGGGACCTTTACCAAGCACGAGAACGGCATAGAGCGGTGCCACCCCTGTAGGAACCCCTGTGAACTGCCAATGATTGAGAAAACTCATTGTACTGCCTTGACTGACCGCGAGTGCACTTGCCTGTCTGGTACGTTTCAGACAAACGATACCTGCGTCCCTTACACGGTGTGCCCGGTCGGCTGGGGCGTCCGCAAGAAAGGAACCGAGACCGAAGACGTCAGGTGCAAGCCGTGCTCTCGTGGTACCTTTTCTGATGTGCCTTCTAGTGTGATGAAGTGCAAACCCTACACTGACTGCTTTGCGAAAAACATGGTGGTCATCAAGCCGGGGACGAAGGAGAGTGACAACGTCTGTGGTTCTCCAGCGTCCCTTCCGAACACGGCTTTGACTTCATCAAGCACCGAAGCGGGTGAGCAGCCCTATGAAGTTCCACCAACTGCTGATCTTCCCAAAG GTCTGAACTCTTCAGTTCCCGATTTTGTCCCCTCTCCAGCGCCGCGTGCGTCCAGCAGCATGGTGGAGCGGGCACGGTACTACAACGAAACCTCAGCCAACGAGACGGACAGCATCGGCGGGACCCTCATGGGCTCTGGCACCACCAGCCAGGCCCAGAGCTACCGGCACAAGCAGACCAGCCAAGCGCTGGAGAAGCAGCCATCCCTGGAGATGATGGGGGGCGAGAAGCCCAGTGTCCCATACAGGCCGCCCCGGCGAGGCTCGCAGAACGTCCACCAGCACTTCGACATCAACGAGCACTTGCCGTGGATGATCgtcctgttcctgctgctggtcCTGGTGGTGATCGTGGTCTGCAGCGTCAGAAAGAGCTCACGGACTCTGAAGAAGGGACCCCGGCAAGATCCCAGTGCCATTGTGGAAAAAGCTATTATGAAAAAGTCCACCACCCCCACACAGAACAGGGAGAAGTGGATCTATTACTGCAACGGGCATG GCATCGACATCCTCAAGCTGGTGGCGGCCCAGGTGGGGAGCCAGTGGAAGGACATCTACCAGTTCCTGTGCAACGCCAGCGAGCGGGAGGTGGCAGCTTTCTCCAACGGCTACGCGGCCGACCACGAGCGCGCCTACGCCGCCCTGCAGCACTGGACCATCCGCGGGCCCGAggccagcctggcccagctcaTCAGTGCGCTCCGCCAGCACCGCCGCAACGACGTGGTGGAGAAGATCCGCGGCCTCATGGAGGACACCACGCCG GCACAGATGCAGCCCCAGTGGCAAGCGCAGGAGCCCAGCAATGAGGATGTAAAG CTGGAAGGTGACAAGCTGGCGCTGCCGGTGAGCCCCAGCCCGGTGAGCCCTGCGCCCACGCCCAGCCCCAAGCCCCCCGAGGCGGCCGTGCTCACCGTGGAGCCCTCTCCTTCTGAGAAGAAATGCTTCTTTGTCGACGAAGCCGAGCCTCTCCTGCGCTGCGACTCCACCTCCAGCGGCTCCTCCGCGCTCAGCCGGACAGGCTCTTTTATTACCAAAG AAAAGAAGGACACCGTCCTGCGCCAGGTGCGCTTGGACCCGTGCGACCTGCAGCCCATCTTTGACGACATGCTGCACATCCTCAACCCCGAGGAGCTCCACGTGATCGAGGAGATCCCGCAGGCCGAAGACAAGCTGGACAGGCTATTTGAGATCGCTGGAGTCAAGAGCCAGGAAGCCAGTCAGACCCTCCTGGACTCTGTCTATAGCCACCTTCCCGATTTACTGTAG